The following is a genomic window from Bacillus sp. V2I10.
ATTACATGTATGGCTGAAATCACTGCTGTCGGCATCTATATGGAATTCTGGTATCCTGATGTGCCAAGATGGATCTGGGCTCTGGCCGCTCTTGCCATTATGACAACGGTCAATTTTCTCGCTGTAAAGTTTTTCGGTGAACTCGAATTCTGGTTTGCTATGATTAAAATAGTTGCAATCATTTTTATGATCATTGTTGGATTTGGAATGATTTTGTTCGGATTCGGAAACGGCGGTGTCGCGACAGGCATCAGCAACTTATGGGAAAATGGAGGATTCTTCCCTAACGGCTTTACAGGTGTCCTGATGTCACTCCAAATGGTTATGTTTGCTTATCTTGGCATTGAACTCATTGGAGTTACAGCAGGAGAAGTAAAAAATCCAGAAAAAACGTTAACAAAAGCAATCGATACTGTTTTTTGGAGAATTCTCATTTTCTACGTAGGCGCACTGTTTGTCATTATGTCCATTTATCCTTGGGATCAAATTGGAACACAGGGAAGTCCATTCGTTTTAACCTTTGAAAAAATCGGGATACCTGCAGCAGCAGGCATTATTAATTTCGTTGTTTTAACTGCTGCATTATCATCATGTAATGGAGGAATCTTCAGTACAGGACGGATGCTGTTTAATCTAGCCGAACAGGGCGAGGCTCCAAAATCTTTTGAAAAACTCACAAAAGGCGGCGTTCCTGGTTTTGCTATTATGGCAACTGGAGGAGCATTACTGATTGGTGTTGTATTAAACTATCTTGTTCCTGAGAAAGTCTTTATGTATGTAACAAGCATCTCAACATTCGGTGCAATTTGGACATGGTCAATGATTCTGCTTTCTCAGCTGAAGTTCCGTAAATCACTGAAACCAGGTGAAGGGAAGAAGTTAAAATACAAACTGCCGCTATATCCTTTCACATCATATCTTTCACTTGCATTTCTTGTATTGGTGGTTGGGCTTATGGCATTTTTCCCTGATACGAGAATTGCCTTAATTGTAGGACCTGCCTGGATCCTGCTTCTTGTAGGGATTTATTACGGCAAAGGGTTTCATAAGAAAAACGATAAAACATATTCCAATCACAAAATTAGTTAACTGTTCAAAAAGAAGGCAGGCTGTTAATCAGCCTGCCTTCTTTCTAACCAATCAATCACTCTTCGGGGCGTGGCCCGGCATCAATGCCTCTGCTTTCAACGGTCATAATCGGCCTGCAGGTTACATCGCCATTCACACGGATTTGACACGATAAACGCAAATGGTCCTCAACGCCTTTTTCTGCAAAGGCGTTT
Proteins encoded in this region:
- a CDS encoding amino acid permease; the encoded protein is MSKHNQELQRGLEPRHISLMSLGAAIGVGLFYGSAKAIQMAGPGILLAYAFSGMIMFFIMRALGEMAVHNPVAGSFSRYARNYLGPLAGYITGWNYWFLWVITCMAEITAVGIYMEFWYPDVPRWIWALAALAIMTTVNFLAVKFFGELEFWFAMIKIVAIIFMIIVGFGMILFGFGNGGVATGISNLWENGGFFPNGFTGVLMSLQMVMFAYLGIELIGVTAGEVKNPEKTLTKAIDTVFWRILIFYVGALFVIMSIYPWDQIGTQGSPFVLTFEKIGIPAAAGIINFVVLTAALSSCNGGIFSTGRMLFNLAEQGEAPKSFEKLTKGGVPGFAIMATGGALLIGVVLNYLVPEKVFMYVTSISTFGAIWTWSMILLSQLKFRKSLKPGEGKKLKYKLPLYPFTSYLSLAFLVLVVGLMAFFPDTRIALIVGPAWILLLVGIYYGKGFHKKNDKTYSNHKIS